GGCACCACACTTCGGACACTTCTGAATGACGACGGCGGGCGCCTTCTTGTGCGTGTTGCGCGCGCGCTTCTTACGCTTGGAGGTGCGTCGCTTCGGGACGGCCATGGCGGGAGATGGTAGATGCTAAATGTTGGATGCGAACGCGTTCGCGTGCTAGGAATTCTCGGTCTTCAACTGCTTCAACTGCTTCAGCTGCTTCAGCGCGTCCCAGCGGGGATCGACCGACTTGTCCTCGCAGTCGCACGGACCTTCGTTCAGGTCCTTGCCACAGCGCGGGCAGAGCCCCTTGCAGGCTTCGTTACAGAGCGCGAACGACGGCGCGGCGAGCAGCCACTCTTCACGAAGCGCCGGGCG
The DNA window shown above is from Gemmatimonadaceae bacterium and carries:
- the rpmF gene encoding 50S ribosomal protein L32, encoding MAVPKRRTSKRKKRARNTHKKAPAVVIQKCPKCGAPKRPHRVCADCGFYAGKQRVEAKEA